From the Penaeus vannamei isolate JL-2024 chromosome 20, ASM4276789v1, whole genome shotgun sequence genome, the window tgtttgtcgtttattgcttgttttgtttctgtttctttttttctgttctctcgtttcgattttatctttttcatatttattcttttctttatttatttttgtgtctgaTTCTCATGTGTCCCGTCTTTTTCTTGCcgttttatatttgtttctctattttatttatcgtttatcatatttttatttccatttctttgatCCATTCTCTCACCCGTCTATTTTTTccaatttgtctttttctttatttttgtgtctcacctctttttgctgttattctatagttccctccttctgtcccccccccctttccttgttTCCTTACATCTATCTTctgttctccattttctttcattactctctttactctccacgtgttttctctctcgttctctctttattttcctttaatcgccattctctaattcctcttttctttatatttcttatccATGTTTATCTATTCAGACTTCGTACTATCCCCTTGCACACGATCGCAAtgcaaaatatctatctatggcAAAATTAATTGAAAAGAATAACGTTTTCGtaattctttctcgttttccgttcgtgcactttctctctctctctcatctccctcttccctctccactcgcTCGCTAACTTTGTCTCCGTCTATTcactcttgctcctctctctcttcttgatcactcttttatcttctcactctctctctatccgcccactctctcgctctctctctccacttccattCATcgctcacccttcctctctctcttcgcttgtcctccttctttctatttctctctctctctttctcaatctccctctccctctctctctctctctttcacgctctctctctctccctctctctctctctctctctctctctctctctctctctctctctctctctctctctctctctctctctctctctctctctcgttcatcctttcttgttcttatcttcctctcaacAAGCTTTCATCTTAGTGATTTCAACCGCTTGTCTTCGGAGATCCATACCAATTCTTCTTAAATTTATTGAGCTTTATGtggggatatctatctatctatctatatctatctatctatctatctatatgtctatctatctatctatctatctatatgtctatctatctatcaatcatatgTTCCCATATGACGCACTGTCTTGTTTCTATAAATTCCGTTCCTTATGGATTCCAACCCCTTATACTAGCCTGTAAGAGGCGTTCGAATCTCCTGaaaacccaaaacaaaagaacatcttCACGAGATCCCCGTTACCATTCCTGCCTTCCCTGGTGACCGCCCTGGCTCTCGCGCAGCCCTTACACTGACGAAGGGATTAGGGAGTACGCGCTGGTGGCCCTGACGACACCTCCCCAAAAGATCCTGCCCGCCGAGGAACTTCAAAAGGATACATGGCATTGTTGGCCGCGAAATGCCGTAAGGATCGCCTGCAGGGTTGCCATGTCATTTGGTGACTAATCtggacacacattatatattaatgtatacatatacatatatacatacatatgtataaatatatatatatatatatatatatatatatatacttatatatacatatgtatatatatatgtatatatatacatatatatatatatgtatatatatatgtacatatatatatatacatatatatatatatgtatatatatacatatatatatacatatgtatatataagtatatatatatatatatatatatatatatatatatatatatataaatatatatttttgtgtgtctgtgtgtgtgtgtttgtgtgtgtgtgtgtgtgtgtgtgtgtatgtgtgtatgtatatatatatatatatatatatatatgtgtgtgtgtgtgtgtgtgtgtgtgtgtgtgtgtgtgtgtgtgtgtatgtatgtatatatatatatatatatataaaatatgttatatatatatatataatatattatacatatatatatgtgtgtgtgtgtgtgtgcgtgtgtgtgtgtgtgtgtgtgtgtgtgtgtgtgtgtgtgttagtgtgtgtatacatataatatacatatatatatatatatatatatgtatatatgtatatatatatatacatatatagatatagatatatatatatatatatatatatatgtatatgtgtatatgtatatatacacacacacacacacacacacacacacacacacacacacacacatatatatatatatatatatatatatatatatatatatatatatatttatatatatatatatatgtatatatatatacatatatatatatatatatatatatatatatatatatatgtatatatatatatatacatatatatatacatatatatatatatatatatacacagatatatatatgcatatatatacatatatatatatatacatatatatatatatatgtatatatatatatacatacatatatatatatgtatgtatatatatatacatatatatatatatatatataaatatatatatatatatatatatatgtatatatatacatatacatatacatatatatatatatatatacatatatatatatacatatatatatatgtatatgtacatatatatatatatataatatataaatatgtatatatatatatatatatatatatatatatatatatatatgtgtgtgtgtgtgtgtgtgtgtgtgtgtgtgtgtgtgtgtgtgtgtgtgtgtgtgtgtgtgtgtgtgtgtgtgcatatatatgtatgtatgtatatatagatatatatatgtatatatatatatatatatatatatatatatatatatacacacacatatatgtatatatatacatatatctatatatctatatctatctatatatacatatacatatatatacatatgcatgtgtttatgagtgtgtttatgtatttatggatttacacacacacacacacactcacatacacataaatatataaacacacatatatgtttctgtgtttatttgtgtgtgcgcgcaggtATCCGTGGgcctgcagacacacatacatacacatatactgtatatactgatatatgtgtatgtatgtatgtatgtatgcacgtacgtaGCGCACAAAGGCAGGGTTGGCTGACGACAGTGCGTTATTgcctcggcctcgccaccccgGCCATCCCCATTCGCCTGCAATAAAGAGCGAGGCGCGGGCGAGCTCAACGTGCAGTCGGGTCTGGTATGCAAATGGGGTCGGCCGACGCGTGCCCTGCGCCGCCCCCGTCGGCTCGTCGTCCCTCCCGCGGGAGAGTTAGCGAAGGAAAATATGCGTGGAAACTGTTTTTCGGAGGGCATTGCTACGTGTCCTGTTCCGCGCTGGTTGCAGCAGCAGGAAGCTGATCGAGGAACACCTTGAGGCACTTACCGGCAGCCTTGGCCCCGCGAGGCCTCGTGCGTGGAGGggccagcggcggcggcggcggggacggAGGCCGCGAGGAGGCCGCGGCCGCTGCAGCGCAGGCatgggaggagcaagaagaggccGGAGAAGTGCTAGAGGTCGCTACTGCCGGTGCAGGCTGGCTGGCCTGCCTAAAGGATAGATCTACTTTACTCGGGCCGGAAGGCGGGCTACTCAAGGCTGCTACAGACATACCGAAGGGCGGCTCCGTCGGGGAGCTCGGGGGAGAGCTTTCTATGTGACTGACGGTGCTGCTGAAGTTGACCCGCGCCGTCGACGCCACCACGCCGCCCGACGCGGAGCGCGACAGGGGCGCCCCCGACGTGCCGGGGCGGAGGACGCCCGAGGAGGACTTGAGGATGCCCTTGGTGGGGGGAAGCGCCGTCGAGGAAAGGAAGATCTCCGAGGAGGACTTCATGATGCCCGGCGCAGCAACTCCGGCGACGATGGACAAGCCGGCCTTGGACctgcgggagggagagggcggccgTTAGGAAATGGAAGGCTCTGGAGCGATGGCCCGCGGTGGATGGGGATCGCGGAACCTGTATTGTCTGCGCAGGAATCTGAGAATCACCCCTTTAATTCAACTGGGAGCTGCGTCCAGAGTGCAGCATTATGAAACATGTATCAAAAAAAGTAAAActtcaaaaagataataataatgacaccaattgagaattaataacaatatattcaCGTCACAGTGCACTCCCCACTGGCGAGCGACATCACCCTCCTGGCGAGAGGACACGGATCAGCATATCCTCCCGCGCCAAGgtcagggcagggcagggcacgCTTTACCTGGGCGGCGGCACGGGGTGCGCCACCTGGGGAGGGCTGGCCGCCGTCCTGCCGGCGGAGGGGCGGCGGAGGCCTCTGCTGGCGGCGTAACTGCTGCTGGTGTACACGCTGCTCCTGCCGAGGAACTGCACGTTATCGGGAGCTTTAGAGAGAGCGGCTGGCTGGAAACATTGTCTTTCAGTGGCTTGCATGTCTGTCTCCATTACAAAAATGTAAAATCTTAGAAATCTTGTTTGCTTGTCGTAAAATGCAATGGATTTTCGAGACATGCATTATGTCTAGATTTTGACTACAAATTCTATATTGTAGCTCTTATTTGGTTTGGCAAACTGGAAATATATGCCTAACGTTATTTCCTGAAATACATGCGATAGACTGCACTGCCCAAAGAAAACccaaagcgaaaagaaagaaaacagcaatGAAGAAGAACCCTCCGCTTATCCTCAACCACGACATGAAAAGTATCATAGGATATTTGCTGAGAGTTTTTACCATCGTAGGGTTCGTTTTGGAATACATAGCCCATCCACTTCCATCATTATACCTTGCATGTCAGATGGCCTTCAATAAGTCTTGGAATTATCTGGATACAAAAATACTGTATATTTCAAATGTTGCTTTATAAAATTGGCAAGGGAAACAATTTAATTCATTATATTTAACGGAATTGTGTTACAAACCTCCAACCACATCTTCCACGTGTACATAACAAGGGCCACACGATGCAATGAAGCTTCCGATCCTACCATATAAACCGAACCAAACTCAGAGCAACACAAAAACTCTCTTAATTGGGCTGTTCAGCGACCTACGACACTTGAGGCACCCGAGGACCTCTCTCAGAAATTACGAAATCACACAATTACACGAACCATACCCAATTAAGGTGGGTTCGGTACAGCAACCCACAACCCACCCGCCAATTTCTATGGCGATATAGGAgctaatacttttattatcatcatcattagaggcTGCAACATGTTGAACGAGTAACAAGGTAGGCTTAATGAAGGTAGTCCGGTCGTATTACCCTTATCGTATTACACGTATACTCGTAGATTTCTGGGATAAGGATCTTCTGGAGTTATTTGTGGTAGGAGGGAGCAAGAGATAAGATATACTCGAGTGTGATTATAGTCAGTTCTCGATAATTGACATAAAGATTGGATTGATCCATGAAATTGATGGGAGATGAGATATACACAAGATGAATAAAAGATACgatgataattttttaaaatatagttCTGTTTTATACGAATTGTAAGACTTTTAAAAAGGATAAGTAGACTTTATTGTTGAAGAATTGCACAAATCAGACTTAATAATTTTACAATGAACCTTTCACGTTTGACGCAACTCACGTTTCACTTGAAAATTTATCTGAAGACCAAACCGTcaggacacagacacagaacatgtgcgtgtatctgtgtgtctgtgtctgtccgagTGTGTGCGTTTGCCGGTGTGAGCGTTTCTCTGTGCATACATGGAGGTCCGCATTTGAATACGATACAAAATGAACAGCAAACCGTAATTACATTCAGTGCTGTTAATACCACTGATATTACATCCCCGGTCTCTTTTCCATTAAGGTAAAGCCTCCTATAGTTGTTTGTTTGGGAAATATGGTGCCTACATTTGCCGTCTATCAGGACCTTGTGTCATTTCTATGCAAAGTTGTTTTGGGTTCGAAAAATAATTATGACGCGTCTGTGCTTCGTGATCTTTAGGACTATCAGGGACGTGGGATTcatgtaggtacatatatgcatgcaggtacgttctttctttctgtttttccttctctctttctctgatctttttttttttttttgtctctctctctctcgatgtaccccgccctctctctctatgtctgtctgtctctctctctttctctctctctccctccttccctctctctctctctatccctccctccctcccctcccctcccctcccctcccctcccctcccctcccctcccctcccctcccctcccctccctccctcccttccttccttccttagagTTCAGTCAGACATACCTTGCAAAAGTACAAGCGCTTGTGAAGTTTAAACTGAATATCACGAGTGTAGCTACCTAAGACAGCCACTAagcttcccttctctcatttttgtttctcttttttctttttctgtgcatATACTTACGTTTTATTGTTCCCTTCACATTgcgttatatttattttgtgtcagATATTTCTAGAATCATATGCATATTActtatcttttctttcgcttttttttttcaattttactatttttatttcgttttttttatctttatatttttatttcgtttttttttttttcaatgttactATTTTTAGTCTTGGAAATAAGATCCGCTTGTACACTTTATTCCCTTGGTACCTTGTTATAGCACTGACGATAAAAAAGTTTTAATGCCCTCAAGATGTTCTCCAATAAATGTTCAGTTCTTAGAGTTTGTCTTTTAGAACTCTTGAgtcggcggtgtgtgtgtgtgcgtgcgtgtgtgtgtgtgtgtgtgtgtgtgtgtgtgtgtgtgtgtgtgtgtgtgtgtgtgtgtgtgtgtgtgtgtgtgtgtgagggagagagagagagagttagagagagagagagagagagagagaaagagagagagagagagagagagagagagacagagacagacagacagacagagagagagacagacagagacagagaaagaaagaaggaaatagaaatagaaaaaaagaagggagacagaaaaaaagaaagaaaaaatagaatcaacaaaaaaaataataataaataaaaata encodes:
- the LOC113809040 gene encoding uncharacterized protein isoform X3 is translated as MSGPSGGVLAVGHLAAAPAGGSKGALGEAATRGGDDPARDGGGGRAQEGGEAPRQNDASSVYTSSSYAASRGLRRPSAGRTAASPPQVAHPVPPPRSKAGLSIVAGVAAPGIMKSSSEIFLSSTALPPTKGILKSSSGVLRPGTSGAPLSRSASGGVVASTARVNFSSTVSHIESSPPSSPTEPPFGMSVAALSSPPSGPSKVDLSFRQASQPAPAVATSSTSPASSCSSHACAAAAAASSRPPSPPPPPLAPPRTRPRGAKAAGKCLKVFLDQLPAAATSAEQDT
- the LOC113809040 gene encoding uncharacterized protein isoform X1 — translated: MYIHPRRTKFAKMTRKKRTRGPLCSAILGRPCPAGVRKMSGPSGGVLAVGHLAAAPAGGSKGALGEAATRGGDDPARDGGGGRAQEGGEAPRQNDASSVYTSSSYAASRGLRRPSAGRTAASPPQVAHPVPPPRSKAGLSIVAGVAAPGIMKSSSEIFLSSTALPPTKGILKSSSGVLRPGTSGAPLSRSASGGVVASTARVNFSSTVSHIESSPPSSPTEPPFGMSVAALSSPPSGPSKVDLSFRQASQPAPAVATSSTSPASSCSSHACAAAAAASSRPPSPPPPPLAPPRTRPRGAKAAGKCLKVFLDQLPAAATSAEQDT
- the LOC113809040 gene encoding uncharacterized protein isoform X2, producing MYIHPRRTKFAKMTRKKRTRGPLCSAILGRPCPAGVRKMSGPSGGVLAVGHLAAAPAGGSKGALGEAATRGGDDPARDGGGGRAQEGGEAPRQNDAVYTSSSYAASRGLRRPSAGRTAASPPQVAHPVPPPRSKAGLSIVAGVAAPGIMKSSSEIFLSSTALPPTKGILKSSSGVLRPGTSGAPLSRSASGGVVASTARVNFSSTVSHIESSPPSSPTEPPFGMSVAALSSPPSGPSKVDLSFRQASQPAPAVATSSTSPASSCSSHACAAAAAASSRPPSPPPPPLAPPRTRPRGAKAAGKCLKVFLDQLPAAATSAEQDT